In the genome of Populus alba chromosome 11, ASM523922v2, whole genome shotgun sequence, one region contains:
- the LOC140956169 gene encoding G-type lectin S-receptor-like serine/threonine-protein kinase RKS1 isoform X5 — MEAEKLFLLFSLLKLQFSSCTSQDSLETNQNIKEGDLLISKGNNFALGFFSPGSSSNRYLGIWYHKVPEQTVVWVANRNDPIIGSSGFLFINQYGSLVLYGNDDQKLPVWSTDVSVEENDTCEAQLLDSGNLILVRKRSRKTVWESFDYPTNILLPGMKLGLDRKLGIDRFLTSWRSADDPGIGDFSLMINPNGSPQIFVYNDTEPICRSPPWPWRSQMGLYKSTFVNDPDEIYWDYTVPDDFYLLRIIVDHSGLLKVLTWRESDGQWKDYWKAPVFQCDYYGLCGAYSTCELANHNRFECACLPGFEPKYPLEWSTRDGSGGCVRKRLQTSSLCDHGEGFVKVENVILPESSAAAWVDMSMSRADCEVECKRSCSCSAYAIIGIPGKNYGCLNWYKELVDIRYDRSNSYDLYVRVDAYELGKNKDIADTKRKSNDSREKTMLAVLAPSIALLWFLISLFAFLWLKKRAKQGTELQGLLANGLEVAIKRLSRSSRQGTEEFKNEVMVIAMLQHRNLVKLLGYCTQDGEQILIYEYLPNKSLDSFLFHETRRLLLDWRKRFDIIVGIARGILYLHQDSRLRIIHRDLKCSNILLDAEMNPKISDFGMAKIFEGNQTEDRTRRVVGTYGYMSPEYAVLGNFSVKSDVFSFGVMLLEIVSGKKNNRFYQQDPPLTLIGYVWELWREEKSLEIVDPSLTELYDPREALKCIQIGLLCVQEDATDRPSMLAVVFMLSNETEIPSPKQPAFLFRKSDNNPDIALDVEDGQCSLNEVTITEIGCR, encoded by the exons ATGGAAGCTGAAAAACTGTTCctgcttttttctcttttaaagcTCCAATTCTCATCTTGTACATCCCAAGACTCCTTAGAAACGAACCAGAACATTAAAGAAGGTGACCTTCTTATCTCCAAAGGAAATAATTTTGCACTAGGATTTTTCAGTCCAGGTAGTTCTAGCAATAGATATCTTGGAATTTGGTACCATAAAGTACCAGAACAAACCGTGGTGTGGGTTGCAAACAGGAACGATCCAATCATTGGTTCCTCTGGATTTCTCTTTATAAACCAATATGGAAGCCTCGTTCTCTATGGTAACGATGACCAAAAGCTTCCTGTGTGGTCTACAGATGTTTCAGTGGAAGAAAATGATACTTGCGAAGCTCAACTCTTGGATTCAGGAAATTTGATATTGGTCAGGAAAAGAAGCAGAAAAACTGTATGGGAAAGCTTCGATTATCCAACGAACATCCTGCTTCCTGGAATGAAACTGGGGCTGGATCGAAAATTAGGAATTGATCGGTTTCTAACATCATGGAGATCAGCTGATGACCCTGGGATTGGAGACTTTTCTCTTATGATCAACCCAAATGGCTCACCGCAAATCTTTGTCTATAATGATACAGAGCCAATTTGTAGATCTCCTCCTTGGCCATGGAGAAGTCAAATGGGCTTATACAAAAGCACTTTTGTAAATGATCCAGATGAAATATACTGGGACTACACAGTTCCTGATGATTTTTATCTGCTAAGAATAATAGTAGATCATTCAGGACTTCTAAAGGTGTTAACATGGAGAGAAAGTGATGGCCAGTGGAAGGATTACTGGAAGGCCCCAGTGTTTCAGTGCGACTATTATGGACTGTGTGGTGCTTATAGTACGTGTGAACTTGCCAATCATAATAGATTTGAATGTGCCTGTTTACCTGGGTTCGAGCCCAAGTACCCATTGGAATGGTCTACGAGAGATGGGTCCGGTGGTTGTGTCAGGAAGCGGCTACAGACGTCTTCGTTGTGCGATCATGGAGAAGGGTTTGTGAAGGTGGAAAATGTAATTCTTCCGGAAAGTTCAGCTGCAGCTTGGGTGGACATGAGCATGAGTCGTGCAGACTGTGAAGTGGAATGCAAGAGGAGTTGTTCATGCTCTGCATACGCAATCATTGGAATTCCcggaaaaaattatggttgtttGAATTGGTACAAGGAATTAGTAGACATTAGATATGATAGGAGTAACAGTTATGATCTGTATGTTCGTGTTGATGCATATGAATTAG GAAAGAATAAAGATATTG CTGATACTAAAAGGAAGTCAAATGATTCTCGTGAAAAAACGATGCTGGCCGTTTTAGCACCATCAATTGCATTATTGTGGTTTCTCATTAGCCTGTTTGCTTTTCTGTGGCTCAAGAAGAGAGCAAAACAAGGTACCGAACTGCAG GGTCTGCTAGCTAATGGACTGGAGGTTGCAATAAAAAGGTTATCTAGAAGTTCAAGACAAGGAAcagaagaatttaaaaatgaagttaTGGTAATTGCAATGCTTCAACACAGGAATCTGGTGAAACTTCTAGGTTATTGCACTCAGGATGGAGAACAAATCTTAATCTATGAATACTTGCCGAACAAAAGCttggactcgtttcttttcC ATGAAACAAGAAGATTGTTATTGGAttggcgaaaacgctttgataTTATTGTTGGAATAGCTCGTGGGATCTTATATCTTCACCAAGACTCCAGGTTGAGAATCATTCACAGGGATTTAAAATGCAGCAACATTCTATTGGATGCAGAGATGAACCcaaaaatatcagattttggAATGGCAAAAATATTTGAAGGCAACCAAACTGAAGATAGGACAAGGAGAGTTGTAGGAACATA TGGCTATATGTCACCAGAATATGCTGTGCTTGGAAACTTTTCTGTAAAATCAGATGTTTTCAGTTTTGGGGTCATGTTGCTAGAGATTGTGAGTGGCAAGAAGAACAATAGATTTTATCAACAGGATCCTCCTTTGACCTTGATTGGATAT GTGTGGGAATtatggagagaagaaaaatcattGGAGATAGTGGATCCATCACTGACTGAGTTGTATGATCCGCGTGAAGCCTTGAAATGCATACAGATTGGTCTACTGTGCGTGCAAGAAGATGCCACGGACAGACCATCTATGTTGGCAGTTGTTTTTATGTTGAGTAACGAAACAGAGATTCCTTCTCCAAAACAACCTGCATTCCTCTTTAGAAAATCTGACAATAATCCTGATATAGCATTAGACGTAGAAGATGGACAGTGTTCTCTAAATGAGGTGACAATTACTGAAATTGGTTGTCGCTGA
- the LOC140956169 gene encoding G-type lectin S-receptor-like serine/threonine-protein kinase RKS1 isoform X4 has protein sequence MEAEKLFLLFSLLKLQFSSCTSQDSLETNQNIKEGDLLISKGNNFALGFFSPGSSSNRYLGIWYHKVPEQTVVWVANRNDPIIGSSGFLFINQYGSLVLYGNDDQKLPVWSTDVSVEENDTCEAQLLDSGNLILVRKRSRKTVWESFDYPTNILLPGMKLGLDRKLGIDRFLTSWRSADDPGIGDFSLMINPNGSPQIFVYNDTEPICRSPPWPWRSQMGLYKSTFVNDPDEIYWDYTVPDDFYLLRIIVDHSGLLKVLTWRESDGQWKDYWKAPVFQCDYYGLCGAYSTCELANHNRFECACLPGFEPKYPLEWSTRDGSGGCVRKRLQTSSLCDHGEGFVKVENVILPESSAAAWVDMSMSRADCEVECKRSCSCSAYAIIGIPGKNYGCLNWYKELVDIRYDRSNSYDLYVRVDAYELGKNKDIADTKRKSNDSREKTMLAVLAPSIALLWFLISLFAFLWLKKRAKQANKLGQGGFGSVYKGLLANGLEVAIKRLSRSSRQGTEEFKNEVMVIAMLQHRNLVKLLGYCTQDGEQILIYEYLPNKSLDSFLFHETRRLLLDWRKRFDIIVGIARGILYLHQDSRLRIIHRDLKCSNILLDAEMNPKISDFGMAKIFEGNQTEDRTRRVVGTYGYMSPEYAVLGNFSVKSDVFSFGVMLLEIVSGKKNNRFYQQDPPLTLIGYVWELWREEKSLEIVDPSLTELYDPREALKCIQIGLLCVQEDATDRPSMLAVVFMLSNETEIPSPKQPAFLFRKSDNNPDIALDVEDGQCSLNEVTITEIGCR, from the exons ATGGAAGCTGAAAAACTGTTCctgcttttttctcttttaaagcTCCAATTCTCATCTTGTACATCCCAAGACTCCTTAGAAACGAACCAGAACATTAAAGAAGGTGACCTTCTTATCTCCAAAGGAAATAATTTTGCACTAGGATTTTTCAGTCCAGGTAGTTCTAGCAATAGATATCTTGGAATTTGGTACCATAAAGTACCAGAACAAACCGTGGTGTGGGTTGCAAACAGGAACGATCCAATCATTGGTTCCTCTGGATTTCTCTTTATAAACCAATATGGAAGCCTCGTTCTCTATGGTAACGATGACCAAAAGCTTCCTGTGTGGTCTACAGATGTTTCAGTGGAAGAAAATGATACTTGCGAAGCTCAACTCTTGGATTCAGGAAATTTGATATTGGTCAGGAAAAGAAGCAGAAAAACTGTATGGGAAAGCTTCGATTATCCAACGAACATCCTGCTTCCTGGAATGAAACTGGGGCTGGATCGAAAATTAGGAATTGATCGGTTTCTAACATCATGGAGATCAGCTGATGACCCTGGGATTGGAGACTTTTCTCTTATGATCAACCCAAATGGCTCACCGCAAATCTTTGTCTATAATGATACAGAGCCAATTTGTAGATCTCCTCCTTGGCCATGGAGAAGTCAAATGGGCTTATACAAAAGCACTTTTGTAAATGATCCAGATGAAATATACTGGGACTACACAGTTCCTGATGATTTTTATCTGCTAAGAATAATAGTAGATCATTCAGGACTTCTAAAGGTGTTAACATGGAGAGAAAGTGATGGCCAGTGGAAGGATTACTGGAAGGCCCCAGTGTTTCAGTGCGACTATTATGGACTGTGTGGTGCTTATAGTACGTGTGAACTTGCCAATCATAATAGATTTGAATGTGCCTGTTTACCTGGGTTCGAGCCCAAGTACCCATTGGAATGGTCTACGAGAGATGGGTCCGGTGGTTGTGTCAGGAAGCGGCTACAGACGTCTTCGTTGTGCGATCATGGAGAAGGGTTTGTGAAGGTGGAAAATGTAATTCTTCCGGAAAGTTCAGCTGCAGCTTGGGTGGACATGAGCATGAGTCGTGCAGACTGTGAAGTGGAATGCAAGAGGAGTTGTTCATGCTCTGCATACGCAATCATTGGAATTCCcggaaaaaattatggttgtttGAATTGGTACAAGGAATTAGTAGACATTAGATATGATAGGAGTAACAGTTATGATCTGTATGTTCGTGTTGATGCATATGAATTAG GAAAGAATAAAGATATTG CTGATACTAAAAGGAAGTCAAATGATTCTCGTGAAAAAACGATGCTGGCCGTTTTAGCACCATCAATTGCATTATTGTGGTTTCTCATTAGCCTGTTTGCTTTTCTGTGGCTCAAGAAGAGAGCAAAACAAG CTAACAAACTCGGGCAAGGTGGTTTTGGCTCTGTTTATAAG GGTCTGCTAGCTAATGGACTGGAGGTTGCAATAAAAAGGTTATCTAGAAGTTCAAGACAAGGAAcagaagaatttaaaaatgaagttaTGGTAATTGCAATGCTTCAACACAGGAATCTGGTGAAACTTCTAGGTTATTGCACTCAGGATGGAGAACAAATCTTAATCTATGAATACTTGCCGAACAAAAGCttggactcgtttcttttcC ATGAAACAAGAAGATTGTTATTGGAttggcgaaaacgctttgataTTATTGTTGGAATAGCTCGTGGGATCTTATATCTTCACCAAGACTCCAGGTTGAGAATCATTCACAGGGATTTAAAATGCAGCAACATTCTATTGGATGCAGAGATGAACCcaaaaatatcagattttggAATGGCAAAAATATTTGAAGGCAACCAAACTGAAGATAGGACAAGGAGAGTTGTAGGAACATA TGGCTATATGTCACCAGAATATGCTGTGCTTGGAAACTTTTCTGTAAAATCAGATGTTTTCAGTTTTGGGGTCATGTTGCTAGAGATTGTGAGTGGCAAGAAGAACAATAGATTTTATCAACAGGATCCTCCTTTGACCTTGATTGGATAT GTGTGGGAATtatggagagaagaaaaatcattGGAGATAGTGGATCCATCACTGACTGAGTTGTATGATCCGCGTGAAGCCTTGAAATGCATACAGATTGGTCTACTGTGCGTGCAAGAAGATGCCACGGACAGACCATCTATGTTGGCAGTTGTTTTTATGTTGAGTAACGAAACAGAGATTCCTTCTCCAAAACAACCTGCATTCCTCTTTAGAAAATCTGACAATAATCCTGATATAGCATTAGACGTAGAAGATGGACAGTGTTCTCTAAATGAGGTGACAATTACTGAAATTGGTTGTCGCTGA
- the LOC140956169 gene encoding G-type lectin S-receptor-like serine/threonine-protein kinase At1g11410 isoform X3, whose protein sequence is MEAEKLFLLFSLLKLQFSSCTSQDSLETNQNIKEGDLLISKGNNFALGFFSPGSSSNRYLGIWYHKVPEQTVVWVANRNDPIIGSSGFLFINQYGSLVLYGNDDQKLPVWSTDVSVEENDTCEAQLLDSGNLILVRKRSRKTVWESFDYPTNILLPGMKLGLDRKLGIDRFLTSWRSADDPGIGDFSLMINPNGSPQIFVYNDTEPICRSPPWPWRSQMGLYKSTFVNDPDEIYWDYTVPDDFYLLRIIVDHSGLLKVLTWRESDGQWKDYWKAPVFQCDYYGLCGAYSTCELANHNRFECACLPGFEPKYPLEWSTRDGSGGCVRKRLQTSSLCDHGEGFVKVENVILPESSAAAWVDMSMSRADCEVECKRSCSCSAYAIIGIPGKNYGCLNWYKELVDIRYDRSNSYDLYVRVDAYELGKNKDIADTKRKSNDSREKTMLAVLAPSIALLWFLISLFAFLWLKKRAKQGTELQVNSTSTELECFKLSTITAATNNFSPANKLGQGGFGSVYKGLLANGLEVAIKRLSRSSRQGTEEFKNEVMVIAMLQHRNLVKLLDETRRLLLDWRKRFDIIVGIARGILYLHQDSRLRIIHRDLKCSNILLDAEMNPKISDFGMAKIFEGNQTEDRTRRVVGTYGYMSPEYAVLGNFSVKSDVFSFGVMLLEIVSGKKNNRFYQQDPPLTLIGYVWELWREEKSLEIVDPSLTELYDPREALKCIQIGLLCVQEDATDRPSMLAVVFMLSNETEIPSPKQPAFLFRKSDNNPDIALDVEDGQCSLNEVTITEIGCR, encoded by the exons ATGGAAGCTGAAAAACTGTTCctgcttttttctcttttaaagcTCCAATTCTCATCTTGTACATCCCAAGACTCCTTAGAAACGAACCAGAACATTAAAGAAGGTGACCTTCTTATCTCCAAAGGAAATAATTTTGCACTAGGATTTTTCAGTCCAGGTAGTTCTAGCAATAGATATCTTGGAATTTGGTACCATAAAGTACCAGAACAAACCGTGGTGTGGGTTGCAAACAGGAACGATCCAATCATTGGTTCCTCTGGATTTCTCTTTATAAACCAATATGGAAGCCTCGTTCTCTATGGTAACGATGACCAAAAGCTTCCTGTGTGGTCTACAGATGTTTCAGTGGAAGAAAATGATACTTGCGAAGCTCAACTCTTGGATTCAGGAAATTTGATATTGGTCAGGAAAAGAAGCAGAAAAACTGTATGGGAAAGCTTCGATTATCCAACGAACATCCTGCTTCCTGGAATGAAACTGGGGCTGGATCGAAAATTAGGAATTGATCGGTTTCTAACATCATGGAGATCAGCTGATGACCCTGGGATTGGAGACTTTTCTCTTATGATCAACCCAAATGGCTCACCGCAAATCTTTGTCTATAATGATACAGAGCCAATTTGTAGATCTCCTCCTTGGCCATGGAGAAGTCAAATGGGCTTATACAAAAGCACTTTTGTAAATGATCCAGATGAAATATACTGGGACTACACAGTTCCTGATGATTTTTATCTGCTAAGAATAATAGTAGATCATTCAGGACTTCTAAAGGTGTTAACATGGAGAGAAAGTGATGGCCAGTGGAAGGATTACTGGAAGGCCCCAGTGTTTCAGTGCGACTATTATGGACTGTGTGGTGCTTATAGTACGTGTGAACTTGCCAATCATAATAGATTTGAATGTGCCTGTTTACCTGGGTTCGAGCCCAAGTACCCATTGGAATGGTCTACGAGAGATGGGTCCGGTGGTTGTGTCAGGAAGCGGCTACAGACGTCTTCGTTGTGCGATCATGGAGAAGGGTTTGTGAAGGTGGAAAATGTAATTCTTCCGGAAAGTTCAGCTGCAGCTTGGGTGGACATGAGCATGAGTCGTGCAGACTGTGAAGTGGAATGCAAGAGGAGTTGTTCATGCTCTGCATACGCAATCATTGGAATTCCcggaaaaaattatggttgtttGAATTGGTACAAGGAATTAGTAGACATTAGATATGATAGGAGTAACAGTTATGATCTGTATGTTCGTGTTGATGCATATGAATTAG GAAAGAATAAAGATATTG CTGATACTAAAAGGAAGTCAAATGATTCTCGTGAAAAAACGATGCTGGCCGTTTTAGCACCATCAATTGCATTATTGTGGTTTCTCATTAGCCTGTTTGCTTTTCTGTGGCTCAAGAAGAGAGCAAAACAAGGTACCGAACTGCAGGTAAACAGCACTTCTACTGAATTAGAATGTTTCAAGCTCAGCACCATAACGGCGGCCACTAACAATTTCTCTCCAGCTAACAAACTCGGGCAAGGTGGTTTTGGCTCTGTTTATAAG GGTCTGCTAGCTAATGGACTGGAGGTTGCAATAAAAAGGTTATCTAGAAGTTCAAGACAAGGAAcagaagaatttaaaaatgaagttaTGGTAATTGCAATGCTTCAACACAGGAATCTGGTGAAACTTCTAG ATGAAACAAGAAGATTGTTATTGGAttggcgaaaacgctttgataTTATTGTTGGAATAGCTCGTGGGATCTTATATCTTCACCAAGACTCCAGGTTGAGAATCATTCACAGGGATTTAAAATGCAGCAACATTCTATTGGATGCAGAGATGAACCcaaaaatatcagattttggAATGGCAAAAATATTTGAAGGCAACCAAACTGAAGATAGGACAAGGAGAGTTGTAGGAACATA TGGCTATATGTCACCAGAATATGCTGTGCTTGGAAACTTTTCTGTAAAATCAGATGTTTTCAGTTTTGGGGTCATGTTGCTAGAGATTGTGAGTGGCAAGAAGAACAATAGATTTTATCAACAGGATCCTCCTTTGACCTTGATTGGATAT GTGTGGGAATtatggagagaagaaaaatcattGGAGATAGTGGATCCATCACTGACTGAGTTGTATGATCCGCGTGAAGCCTTGAAATGCATACAGATTGGTCTACTGTGCGTGCAAGAAGATGCCACGGACAGACCATCTATGTTGGCAGTTGTTTTTATGTTGAGTAACGAAACAGAGATTCCTTCTCCAAAACAACCTGCATTCCTCTTTAGAAAATCTGACAATAATCCTGATATAGCATTAGACGTAGAAGATGGACAGTGTTCTCTAAATGAGGTGACAATTACTGAAATTGGTTGTCGCTGA
- the LOC140956169 gene encoding G-type lectin S-receptor-like serine/threonine-protein kinase At1g11410 isoform X1, translating to MEAEKLFLLFSLLKLQFSSCTSQDSLETNQNIKEGDLLISKGNNFALGFFSPGSSSNRYLGIWYHKVPEQTVVWVANRNDPIIGSSGFLFINQYGSLVLYGNDDQKLPVWSTDVSVEENDTCEAQLLDSGNLILVRKRSRKTVWESFDYPTNILLPGMKLGLDRKLGIDRFLTSWRSADDPGIGDFSLMINPNGSPQIFVYNDTEPICRSPPWPWRSQMGLYKSTFVNDPDEIYWDYTVPDDFYLLRIIVDHSGLLKVLTWRESDGQWKDYWKAPVFQCDYYGLCGAYSTCELANHNRFECACLPGFEPKYPLEWSTRDGSGGCVRKRLQTSSLCDHGEGFVKVENVILPESSAAAWVDMSMSRADCEVECKRSCSCSAYAIIGIPGKNYGCLNWYKELVDIRYDRSNSYDLYVRVDAYELGKNKDIADTKRKSNDSREKTMLAVLAPSIALLWFLISLFAFLWLKKRAKQGTELQVNSTSTELECFKLSTITAATNNFSPANKLGQGGFGSVYKGLLANGLEVAIKRLSRSSRQGTEEFKNEVMVIAMLQHRNLVKLLGYCTQDGEQILIYEYLPNKSLDSFLFHETRRLLLDWRKRFDIIVGIARGILYLHQDSRLRIIHRDLKCSNILLDAEMNPKISDFGMAKIFEGNQTEDRTRRVVGTYGYMSPEYAVLGNFSVKSDVFSFGVMLLEIVSGKKNNRFYQQDPPLTLIGYVWELWREEKSLEIVDPSLTELYDPREALKCIQIGLLCVQEDATDRPSMLAVVFMLSNETEIPSPKQPAFLFRKSDNNPDIALDVEDGQCSLNEVTITEIGCR from the exons ATGGAAGCTGAAAAACTGTTCctgcttttttctcttttaaagcTCCAATTCTCATCTTGTACATCCCAAGACTCCTTAGAAACGAACCAGAACATTAAAGAAGGTGACCTTCTTATCTCCAAAGGAAATAATTTTGCACTAGGATTTTTCAGTCCAGGTAGTTCTAGCAATAGATATCTTGGAATTTGGTACCATAAAGTACCAGAACAAACCGTGGTGTGGGTTGCAAACAGGAACGATCCAATCATTGGTTCCTCTGGATTTCTCTTTATAAACCAATATGGAAGCCTCGTTCTCTATGGTAACGATGACCAAAAGCTTCCTGTGTGGTCTACAGATGTTTCAGTGGAAGAAAATGATACTTGCGAAGCTCAACTCTTGGATTCAGGAAATTTGATATTGGTCAGGAAAAGAAGCAGAAAAACTGTATGGGAAAGCTTCGATTATCCAACGAACATCCTGCTTCCTGGAATGAAACTGGGGCTGGATCGAAAATTAGGAATTGATCGGTTTCTAACATCATGGAGATCAGCTGATGACCCTGGGATTGGAGACTTTTCTCTTATGATCAACCCAAATGGCTCACCGCAAATCTTTGTCTATAATGATACAGAGCCAATTTGTAGATCTCCTCCTTGGCCATGGAGAAGTCAAATGGGCTTATACAAAAGCACTTTTGTAAATGATCCAGATGAAATATACTGGGACTACACAGTTCCTGATGATTTTTATCTGCTAAGAATAATAGTAGATCATTCAGGACTTCTAAAGGTGTTAACATGGAGAGAAAGTGATGGCCAGTGGAAGGATTACTGGAAGGCCCCAGTGTTTCAGTGCGACTATTATGGACTGTGTGGTGCTTATAGTACGTGTGAACTTGCCAATCATAATAGATTTGAATGTGCCTGTTTACCTGGGTTCGAGCCCAAGTACCCATTGGAATGGTCTACGAGAGATGGGTCCGGTGGTTGTGTCAGGAAGCGGCTACAGACGTCTTCGTTGTGCGATCATGGAGAAGGGTTTGTGAAGGTGGAAAATGTAATTCTTCCGGAAAGTTCAGCTGCAGCTTGGGTGGACATGAGCATGAGTCGTGCAGACTGTGAAGTGGAATGCAAGAGGAGTTGTTCATGCTCTGCATACGCAATCATTGGAATTCCcggaaaaaattatggttgtttGAATTGGTACAAGGAATTAGTAGACATTAGATATGATAGGAGTAACAGTTATGATCTGTATGTTCGTGTTGATGCATATGAATTAG GAAAGAATAAAGATATTG CTGATACTAAAAGGAAGTCAAATGATTCTCGTGAAAAAACGATGCTGGCCGTTTTAGCACCATCAATTGCATTATTGTGGTTTCTCATTAGCCTGTTTGCTTTTCTGTGGCTCAAGAAGAGAGCAAAACAAGGTACCGAACTGCAGGTAAACAGCACTTCTACTGAATTAGAATGTTTCAAGCTCAGCACCATAACGGCGGCCACTAACAATTTCTCTCCAGCTAACAAACTCGGGCAAGGTGGTTTTGGCTCTGTTTATAAG GGTCTGCTAGCTAATGGACTGGAGGTTGCAATAAAAAGGTTATCTAGAAGTTCAAGACAAGGAAcagaagaatttaaaaatgaagttaTGGTAATTGCAATGCTTCAACACAGGAATCTGGTGAAACTTCTAGGTTATTGCACTCAGGATGGAGAACAAATCTTAATCTATGAATACTTGCCGAACAAAAGCttggactcgtttcttttcC ATGAAACAAGAAGATTGTTATTGGAttggcgaaaacgctttgataTTATTGTTGGAATAGCTCGTGGGATCTTATATCTTCACCAAGACTCCAGGTTGAGAATCATTCACAGGGATTTAAAATGCAGCAACATTCTATTGGATGCAGAGATGAACCcaaaaatatcagattttggAATGGCAAAAATATTTGAAGGCAACCAAACTGAAGATAGGACAAGGAGAGTTGTAGGAACATA TGGCTATATGTCACCAGAATATGCTGTGCTTGGAAACTTTTCTGTAAAATCAGATGTTTTCAGTTTTGGGGTCATGTTGCTAGAGATTGTGAGTGGCAAGAAGAACAATAGATTTTATCAACAGGATCCTCCTTTGACCTTGATTGGATAT GTGTGGGAATtatggagagaagaaaaatcattGGAGATAGTGGATCCATCACTGACTGAGTTGTATGATCCGCGTGAAGCCTTGAAATGCATACAGATTGGTCTACTGTGCGTGCAAGAAGATGCCACGGACAGACCATCTATGTTGGCAGTTGTTTTTATGTTGAGTAACGAAACAGAGATTCCTTCTCCAAAACAACCTGCATTCCTCTTTAGAAAATCTGACAATAATCCTGATATAGCATTAGACGTAGAAGATGGACAGTGTTCTCTAAATGAGGTGACAATTACTGAAATTGGTTGTCGCTGA